A window of Methanolobus sediminis contains these coding sequences:
- a CDS encoding radical SAM/SPASM domain-containing protein, with protein sequence MKPKYYFYRNPVFKVYAQVENNRVRMKTSGIASSIMGSFVADMMEIFENTKPSKVEKDKLIYSTWMPPIPSKAFDRLVSSQMKAMRGKYVPEQITISITEECPNRCLHCALPDTKNKARLNPDTVKSVIDQTIDLGTTLIIFDGGEPLLYDGLEDLISYVDQSRAIPGLFTSGVGMTAERAESLKNAGLSMLSVSFDSASEEGHDYMRGRPGVFKEAVNALKNGLDAGLLVGIYVVLSPRNVDELDDFYELAKEIGVHELSFYEIVPTGRWEAHEKEVLSLEDIKKFDDFVERTSHTEGPRVFPIPQIIRKMGCFAGRKWLHVTPEGNVLPCACMPKPYGNIHSDSLASIWKKIYTDPVFGTGPCLMRDSSFRINHLGLER encoded by the coding sequence ATGAAGCCAAAATATTATTTCTACAGGAACCCGGTTTTCAAGGTATATGCCCAGGTTGAAAATAACCGGGTAAGAATGAAGACCTCAGGTATTGCATCATCTATTATGGGTTCTTTTGTAGCGGATATGATGGAAATATTCGAGAACACAAAACCCTCAAAGGTTGAAAAGGATAAACTCATCTATTCAACATGGATGCCTCCGATACCAAGCAAGGCATTCGACAGGCTTGTATCAAGCCAGATGAAAGCTATGAGGGGAAAGTATGTTCCGGAGCAGATCACAATTTCAATTACCGAAGAATGTCCTAACAGGTGTCTTCACTGTGCTCTTCCGGATACTAAGAACAAAGCAAGGTTAAACCCTGATACTGTAAAAAGTGTGATTGACCAGACTATTGATCTTGGTACCACGCTCATAATCTTTGATGGTGGCGAACCTTTGCTTTATGATGGCCTTGAAGATCTTATTAGCTATGTAGACCAGTCACGTGCAATTCCGGGTCTGTTCACATCAGGTGTAGGAATGACTGCGGAGCGTGCAGAGAGTCTCAAAAACGCAGGTCTTTCAATGTTAAGTGTAAGCTTTGACAGTGCCAGTGAAGAAGGGCACGATTACATGCGAGGAAGGCCGGGTGTTTTCAAGGAAGCTGTAAATGCTCTCAAGAATGGACTTGACGCAGGTCTGCTGGTTGGAATTTATGTAGTTCTTTCGCCACGTAACGTTGATGAGCTTGATGATTTCTACGAGCTTGCAAAAGAGATTGGTGTTCATGAACTTTCATTCTACGAGATAGTTCCAACAGGCAGGTGGGAAGCTCATGAGAAAGAAGTGCTTTCGCTGGAAGATATCAAAAAGTTCGATGATTTTGTTGAAAGAACCTCCCATACAGAAGGTCCCCGTGTATTCCCGATTCCTCAGATCATCAGAAAAATGGGATGCTTTGCAGGCAGGAAATGGCTCCATGTAACTCCAGAAGGTAACGTACTTCCATGTGCATGCATGCCAAAACCATATGGTAATATTCACTCAGATAGTCTTGCATCTATATGGAAGAAGATATACACAGACCCTGTGTTCGGTACAGGTCCCTGTCTGATGCGTGATTCTTCATTCAGGATAAATCATCTTGGCCTTGAACGCTAA
- a CDS encoding pyruvate kinase alpha/beta domain-containing protein → MEKTITYFNEVGKANTEEVMKLSAKRAAELGIKYVVLASTSGETALVAAEAFKGQDVKIIAITHQYGLKEPGKWEVDEDKLAKLNELGVVMTTQSHMFSGVERAIQKRIGGASRADVISDTLRAVFGKGFKVALECVMMAADSGHIPVSLDTEIIAIGGTRQGADVSVVVRPAHSFDFFGMQVREIIAMPRAKEEPK, encoded by the coding sequence ATGGAAAAGACAATCACATACTTTAACGAAGTTGGAAAAGCAAACACTGAAGAGGTCATGAAGTTATCTGCAAAGAGGGCAGCAGAACTTGGAATCAAATACGTTGTGCTGGCAAGCACAAGCGGGGAAACAGCACTTGTTGCCGCAGAAGCATTCAAAGGACAGGATGTCAAGATCATAGCGATCACACACCAGTACGGACTTAAGGAACCTGGAAAGTGGGAAGTCGATGAAGACAAGCTTGCAAAGCTCAACGAGCTTGGAGTTGTAATGACAACACAGTCACACATGTTCTCAGGCGTTGAGCGTGCTATCCAGAAGCGTATTGGCGGTGCAAGCCGTGCTGATGTCATATCCGACACACTGAGAGCTGTATTTGGAAAAGGATTCAAGGTAGCTCTGGAATGCGTAATGATGGCAGCCGACTCAGGTCACATACCAGTATCCCTTGACACAGAAATTATAGCAATTGGCGGAACCAGGCAGGGAGCAGACGTATCCGTAGTTGTCAGACCTGCACATTCCTTTGATTTCTTTGGCATGCAGGTAAGGGAAATCATAGCAATGCCAAGGGCTAAGGAAGAGCCAAAGTAA
- a CDS encoding STAS domain-containing protein, which produces MITNDISAKIENFDITKDVLDQLPCMVMAIDRDFNILSLNAVGCKWLEVENLEGKKCYDIVQSPHCRTDNCRVKQAMESDRIYVWRNKMTAAGKTFPIEYTAAPLKDKEGNIVGGLEYVVDISERVKIEEEVRAHSRTIMELSTPVIKLWEGIVILPLVGVIDTMRAQQIIENLLASIVENEAAVAILDVTGVPMIDTSVAQHILKTVSAGKMLGAEVIITGFSPNVAQTLVTLGVNLGDITTSGSLRDGVSKAFGIIGKKLV; this is translated from the coding sequence ATGATAACAAATGATATATCTGCTAAAATTGAGAATTTCGATATTACAAAGGATGTTCTTGACCAGCTGCCATGCATGGTCATGGCAATTGATCGGGATTTTAATATTCTTTCTCTTAATGCAGTTGGATGTAAATGGCTTGAGGTGGAGAATCTTGAAGGTAAGAAATGCTATGATATAGTGCAATCTCCTCATTGTCGTACAGACAACTGCCGTGTAAAGCAGGCAATGGAAAGTGATCGCATATATGTATGGAGAAATAAGATGACAGCTGCTGGAAAAACATTTCCCATTGAATATACTGCTGCCCCTTTGAAGGACAAAGAGGGTAACATAGTGGGTGGACTGGAGTATGTCGTCGATATAAGTGAAAGGGTAAAGATAGAGGAAGAAGTCCGTGCCCATAGTCGTACTATTATGGAACTCTCAACACCTGTCATCAAACTGTGGGAAGGCATTGTTATTCTTCCGCTTGTAGGTGTAATTGACACAATGCGTGCCCAGCAGATAATAGAGAACCTGCTAGCTTCCATAGTAGAGAATGAAGCAGCAGTAGCAATTCTGGATGTAACCGGTGTTCCTATGATCGATACAAGTGTTGCCCAGCATATACTTAAAACCGTAAGTGCCGGAAAAATGCTCGGTGCTGAAGTCATCATTACAGGATTCAGTCCAAATGTCGCACAGACACTTGTGACACTTGGAGTTAACCTCGGTGATATCACTACCAGTGGTTCATTGCGTGACGGTGTCTCAAAAGCATTCGGCATAATAGGCAAGAAACTGGTATGA
- a CDS encoding ATP-binding protein — protein MSETGDNAFTEKYLEATIEVTNLVHVANVQTKALSFARKLCFSDIDAHKVATSASELASNLVYHTLSGGTITICELRKKGYVGIELISNDSGPGIKDAERVLVDGYSTGPGLGSGLSAVKRMMDELEISVTDDTNTCIITRLWYSCE, from the coding sequence ATGTCTGAAACTGGAGATAATGCATTTACTGAGAAATATCTGGAAGCAACAATAGAGGTAACTAACCTGGTACATGTTGCGAACGTCCAGACAAAAGCCTTATCCTTCGCAAGAAAACTCTGCTTTTCGGATATAGATGCTCATAAAGTAGCCACATCTGCTTCAGAGCTTGCTTCGAATCTGGTTTACCATACTCTTAGTGGTGGCACTATCACGATTTGTGAGTTAAGAAAAAAAGGCTACGTAGGAATTGAACTTATTTCTAACGACTCTGGCCCAGGAATAAAGGATGCTGAACGGGTTTTAGTGGATGGTTATTCGACAGGTCCAGGTCTTGGTTCAGGTTTATCTGCGGTAAAAAGGATGATGGACGAACTTGAAATCTCAGTGACAGATGATACAAATACCTGTATTATAACACGGTTGTGGTATTCATGCGAATAG
- a CDS encoding SufE family protein: protein MIDAVQDEIIKEFEGLEWFDKYELLISSAKQVETMAEEFRIEENSISGCQSKVWIRSYINDGKLHFEYDGDAMITKGIISLVLRVLNDRYPQEILDTDLYFIEAIGLKSNLSPARADGLASIIRRIKEIAEAEYSGI, encoded by the coding sequence ATGATTGATGCTGTTCAGGATGAGATTATAAAGGAGTTCGAGGGACTCGAATGGTTCGACAAGTATGAACTCCTGATATCCTCTGCGAAACAGGTCGAGACCATGGCCGAAGAATTCAGGATCGAGGAGAACTCCATAAGCGGCTGTCAGTCAAAGGTCTGGATCAGGAGTTATATCAATGATGGCAAACTGCATTTCGAGTATGACGGTGATGCCATGATCACCAAAGGGATAATCTCTCTTGTACTCAGGGTTCTGAACGACCGTTATCCTCAGGAGATCCTTGACACTGATCTGTATTTCATAGAGGCCATCGGTCTGAAGTCTAATCTGTCTCCGGCAAGGGCTGATGGTCTGGCTTCTATTATTCGAAGGATTAAGGAGATTGCTGAGGCAGAATATTCAGGGATTTGA
- a CDS encoding UbiA family prenyltransferase translates to MVSTSGSKTRNPYLEMLRPEISDMDLALPAASALLASYLTIGALPDPIMFIIAVIGGYAAITSSYVYNDCCDIDIDTINLPDRPLVANKLTRDQALKYAGFLFLVASAAALYLNPESFLVLVIAVLTISIYSKLAKRMTFLSFVPVGIAYGLVPIGIWLAFDPAGFLKTPDYGSILPLPAIFLGLMMCFTDWGFTLSGVARDVEGDRARGAPTFPVTFGIPATAKFVTFMWTVGVIASVAIGITAKIGPIYFAGALLAGGWMLIQSFDFIKNPTEERGGRLFLQGSRYRGIMFGSLILDVILCILVPAYSGILW, encoded by the coding sequence TTGGTTTCCACTTCAGGCTCTAAAACACGAAATCCCTATCTTGAGATGTTAAGGCCGGAAATTTCGGACATGGACTTAGCCCTGCCTGCAGCCAGCGCTTTACTGGCATCATATCTCACAATAGGGGCACTGCCGGACCCAATAATGTTCATTATAGCTGTGATAGGTGGCTATGCGGCTATCACCAGTTCCTATGTTTACAATGATTGTTGTGATATCGATATTGATACCATCAACCTGCCTGACAGGCCGCTTGTAGCTAACAAGCTCACAAGGGATCAGGCACTTAAATATGCAGGTTTTTTGTTTTTAGTTGCCAGTGCAGCAGCTCTTTACCTCAATCCGGAATCATTTTTGGTTCTTGTAATTGCTGTGTTAACCATCAGTATATACTCAAAACTCGCAAAAAGAATGACATTCCTGAGCTTTGTTCCCGTAGGAATTGCATACGGACTTGTGCCCATTGGCATATGGCTTGCCTTTGACCCTGCAGGCTTCCTGAAAACACCGGATTACGGTTCAATTCTCCCGCTTCCTGCAATATTCCTTGGTCTGATGATGTGCTTTACAGACTGGGGATTCACACTTTCAGGTGTGGCAAGGGATGTAGAAGGTGACAGGGCCAGAGGAGCACCAACATTCCCGGTAACCTTCGGCATTCCCGCAACAGCAAAATTTGTCACTTTCATGTGGACAGTAGGTGTAATTGCTTCAGTTGCCATTGGAATTACTGCAAAGATAGGTCCTATATACTTTGCAGGCGCACTGCTTGCAGGCGGATGGATGCTCATCCAGTCATTTGATTTCATAAAGAATCCAACAGAAGAGCGTGGAGGAAGACTTTTCCTTCAGGGTTCCAGATACAGGGGAATAATGTTTGGTTCTCTCATACTTGATGTAATACTTTGTATACTCGTACCGGCATATTCCGGTATCCTGTGGTAA
- a CDS encoding STAS domain-containing protein: MQIPILKLKNILLTSIQSDMTDDDALRYQADVVSFLEKSDAKGFIIDITAMDIVDSFMARVINETARMARLMGAKVVLCGMQPMVALTLVEMGRELIGVDTALNLDKGFDKLLEMISEGVD; encoded by the coding sequence GTGCAAATACCAATACTTAAACTAAAGAATATTCTCCTTACATCAATACAGAGTGACATGACCGATGATGATGCCTTGAGGTATCAGGCGGATGTTGTTTCTTTCCTCGAAAAGAGTGATGCAAAGGGCTTTATCATAGATATCACTGCAATGGATATTGTTGATTCCTTCATGGCCCGTGTGATAAACGAGACTGCAAGAATGGCACGTCTAATGGGTGCTAAGGTCGTTCTATGTGGAATGCAGCCAATGGTTGCGCTTACACTGGTGGAAATGGGACGTGAACTTATCGGCGTAGATACTGCTCTGAATCTCGATAAAGGCTTTGATAAGCTTCTGGAAATGATATCAGAGGGAGTTGATTAA
- the serB gene encoding phosphoserine phosphatase SerB → MDSTLIDAETIDELAEAAGVGDEVAAITERAMHGELDFSEALQQRVKLLKGLPLERANEALAKMPFMPGAKELVSYLKSQGYKTAMVSGGFTIAADRVGETLGMDHVVSNELLIDNGCLTGEVRGPLTDQGSKECVLEEISEKYGIKPDECIVVGDGANDICIFKRAKYAIAFNSKPILHAHADIVITEKNLEAVIPVIQSLDCE, encoded by the coding sequence ATGGACAGCACCCTTATTGATGCTGAAACCATTGACGAGCTAGCGGAGGCCGCAGGAGTGGGAGACGAAGTAGCCGCCATAACTGAAAGGGCAATGCATGGAGAACTTGACTTTTCCGAAGCTCTTCAGCAAAGGGTTAAGCTACTTAAAGGACTGCCACTTGAAAGGGCAAATGAGGCTCTTGCCAAAATGCCTTTTATGCCAGGTGCGAAAGAACTGGTATCTTACCTGAAATCTCAGGGTTATAAAACTGCAATGGTCTCAGGCGGCTTTACAATAGCTGCTGACCGTGTTGGAGAGACACTGGGAATGGATCACGTGGTTTCAAACGAACTTCTGATAGACAATGGGTGTCTTACAGGAGAGGTAAGAGGTCCGCTGACAGATCAGGGCTCCAAGGAGTGTGTTCTGGAAGAGATCTCAGAAAAATATGGAATTAAGCCTGATGAATGTATAGTAGTTGGCGATGGTGCCAATGACATATGCATATTCAAAAGGGCAAAGTATGCCATTGCATTCAATTCCAAACCGATCCTTCATGCACATGCTGATATTGTCATTACAGAGAAGAACCTTGAAGCAGTTATACCTGTAATCCAGTCTCTGGATTGCGAGTAA
- a CDS encoding coiled-coil protein produces the protein MMKELNDKKTELKNLSEDYKKKRNELNAEASTLAAKRNELNKKTKDLINEAQEYKVLRDENNEKVKENKALRDEVNNKANDVFAKIDQIRNENNLGGPSIKDIRKEIDRLEFAQQTEVLTTNKERELVNKITELQKQYVVKKQQLESNDELKTLLNEAQEIRDEASTYHTTLSEYAQKAQEYHDKMITTFKEADKVRAESDAAHKEFVNFQEKADEQHKLFITAQKEIRDIDKELRKMKKGDVDGKKEASKAEARKDAEDIFDKFKSGEKLTMENLMALQRSGFLK, from the coding sequence ATGATGAAAGAACTGAACGACAAGAAGACAGAGCTTAAGAACCTGTCTGAAGACTACAAGAAGAAACGTAACGAACTCAACGCAGAAGCAAGTACACTCGCAGCAAAGCGTAACGAGCTGAACAAGAAAACAAAAGACCTTATCAATGAAGCACAGGAATACAAAGTGCTCCGTGACGAGAACAACGAGAAGGTAAAGGAGAACAAAGCACTCCGTGATGAGGTCAACAACAAGGCTAACGATGTATTTGCCAAGATCGACCAGATACGCAATGAGAACAACCTTGGTGGTCCTTCTATCAAAGATATCCGCAAGGAGATCGACAGGCTGGAATTCGCACAGCAGACAGAAGTCCTTACAACCAACAAGGAAAGAGAGCTGGTCAACAAAATAACTGAACTCCAGAAACAGTATGTTGTAAAGAAACAGCAGCTTGAAAGCAACGATGAGCTTAAGACACTGCTGAATGAAGCACAGGAGATCAGGGACGAGGCATCCACCTATCACACTACACTTTCAGAGTACGCACAGAAGGCTCAGGAGTATCACGACAAGATGATCACTACCTTCAAAGAGGCTGACAAGGTCCGTGCAGAATCTGATGCTGCTCACAAAGAATTCGTTAACTTCCAGGAAAAGGCTGATGAACAGCACAAGCTCTTCATTACAGCTCAGAAAGAGATCCGTGACATCGACAAAGAACTCCGCAAGATGAAGAAGGGAGATGTTGATGGCAAGAAAGAAGCTTCAAAGGCAGAGGCACGCAAGGATGCAGAAGACATCTTTGACAAATTCAAATCTGGTGAGAAGCTTACTATGGAGAACCTCATGGCGCTCCAGAGATCAGGTTTCCTGAAATAA
- a CDS encoding ATP-binding protein gives MINITDKCIELKIEDDILIARKIARQEMADIGFGSADQTRMATAISELTRNVIKYAGHGVCHIVTESSSEEIRIKVEIEDYGPGIEDIDKAMEDGYTTGGGLGAGLPGAKRLVNDFSIESSPGYTKINLEMSRPNV, from the coding sequence TTGATTAACATCACTGATAAGTGTATTGAACTCAAGATCGAGGATGATATTCTCATAGCCAGGAAGATTGCTAGGCAGGAAATGGCAGACATTGGATTTGGCTCGGCCGACCAGACCCGTATGGCTACAGCCATCTCTGAACTGACAAGGAACGTAATAAAATATGCAGGTCATGGTGTATGCCATATAGTTACCGAATCCTCATCTGAAGAGATCAGGATCAAGGTAGAGATTGAGGACTATGGGCCAGGTATCGAAGACATTGATAAGGCTATGGAAGATGGCTACACAACAGGCGGAGGTCTGGGAGCAGGTCTTCCGGGTGCAAAAAGGCTCGTTAATGATTTTTCCATAGAATCCAGTCCGGGTTATACCAAAATTAATTTAGAAATGAGTCGTCCGAATGTCTGA
- a CDS encoding NAD(P)/FAD-dependent oxidoreductase codes for MDADIIVIGASPAGVMAARNASAKGCKVILLDKKEAVGVPTHPANTFFKGMFDRTGEEVDQSYVIKNLKGAYIIAPSGKNVLFEGDAYFLDRKKFDEFYVKQVRDAGADVRFGIEVLNVLRTEGGFIVSTSKGKIKCKLVIVSDGINSRIAALLGMKPIKHTQDIAWSLEAEIEAEGIGEPDYFEYYVGNHAPGWKSTYSPCGGNRATLGMYVRRHGTDVSDFFDAWLEKFKELKGLDDVKIISKSVGGDPIVAIPGELVADGVMIVGGSAAQSGIGYGMHAGQMCGDVAADAIAKGNTFKNFLFEYRKRWNEAYRTEYYLGRFAMETLRKMTDKEIDGMMEVFEGEDLKVLSGSPFNQALQVSKMILKNNPSSILSYRAVFRNK; via the coding sequence ATGGATGCAGATATCATAGTAATAGGAGCTTCCCCTGCGGGAGTCATGGCAGCCAGAAATGCATCGGCAAAAGGCTGCAAGGTCATACTTCTCGACAAGAAGGAAGCTGTGGGAGTACCCACTCATCCTGCAAACACATTTTTCAAAGGAATGTTTGACAGGACCGGAGAGGAAGTAGACCAGAGTTATGTAATAAAGAACCTCAAAGGTGCCTATATCATCGCACCTTCCGGGAAGAATGTACTCTTTGAAGGTGATGCTTATTTCCTCGACAGGAAAAAGTTCGATGAATTCTATGTCAAGCAGGTCAGGGATGCAGGTGCTGATGTTCGCTTCGGTATTGAAGTGCTCAATGTCCTCAGGACAGAAGGTGGCTTTATTGTAAGCACATCAAAAGGCAAGATAAAATGCAAACTTGTCATTGTCTCAGATGGAATTAATTCAAGGATTGCCGCACTTCTTGGAATGAAACCGATCAAACATACACAGGATATTGCCTGGTCCCTTGAGGCTGAGATCGAGGCAGAAGGAATTGGTGAACCTGATTATTTTGAGTATTATGTAGGTAATCATGCTCCCGGATGGAAATCCACATACTCTCCATGCGGTGGCAACAGGGCTACACTTGGAATGTATGTACGCAGGCATGGTACAGATGTTTCAGACTTCTTCGATGCATGGCTTGAAAAGTTCAAGGAGCTTAAAGGTCTGGATGATGTGAAGATTATAAGCAAATCTGTTGGTGGTGACCCGATAGTTGCAATTCCAGGTGAGCTTGTGGCTGACGGTGTGATGATTGTCGGAGGTTCTGCAGCACAGTCCGGAATTGGTTATGGTATGCATGCGGGACAGATGTGCGGTGATGTTGCAGCCGATGCCATTGCAAAAGGTAATACTTTCAAGAACTTCCTGTTCGAGTACAGAAAACGCTGGAACGAAGCTTACAGGACAGAATACTATCTTGGAAGGTTCGCAATGGAGACTCTCAGGAAGATGACTGACAAGGAGATCGATGGGATGATGGAGGTCTTTGAAGGTGAGGACCTGAAGGTTCTTAGCGGAAGTCCTTTCAATCAGGCACTACAAGTATCAAAGATGATACTGAAGAACAATCCATCTTCTATACTGTCATACAGGGCAGTTTTCAGGAACAAGTAG
- a CDS encoding F420-dependent methylenetetrahydromethanopterin dehydrogenase translates to MAKIGFIKLGNLGMSQVIDLVQDEIAAREGISVRVFGTGPKMGKDEAAATAELKNFDADFYVMISPNSSAPGPTAAREIYKDVPCIVISDGPTKKEDREALQAAGFGYIIMTVDPLIGAKTEFLDPVEMASFNSDAMKVLSTCGVVRLIQEELDKVAAMADEGKELELPHILAKPEKCIERAGFNNPYAKAKALAALHMADSVAKINFPACFMMKEIEQVTLTAAAGHEMMRAAAQLAIDAREIEKANDSVFRQPHAKKGYQMTKTALYEKPQQ, encoded by the coding sequence ATGGCAAAGATTGGATTCATTAAGCTAGGTAACTTAGGCATGAGCCAGGTGATTGACCTCGTACAGGACGAGATCGCAGCAAGAGAAGGAATTTCCGTTCGCGTATTCGGTACAGGTCCTAAAATGGGTAAAGACGAAGCAGCAGCAACAGCAGAACTCAAAAACTTCGATGCTGATTTCTACGTAATGATCAGCCCTAACTCAAGCGCACCAGGCCCAACCGCAGCTCGTGAGATATACAAGGACGTTCCATGTATCGTTATCTCAGACGGTCCTACAAAGAAGGAAGACCGTGAGGCACTCCAGGCAGCAGGTTTCGGTTACATTATCATGACCGTAGACCCACTCATCGGCGCAAAGACCGAATTCCTCGACCCTGTAGAGATGGCATCATTCAACTCTGACGCAATGAAGGTCCTTTCAACCTGTGGTGTTGTAAGACTCATTCAGGAAGAGCTTGACAAGGTCGCTGCAATGGCAGACGAAGGTAAGGAACTCGAACTTCCACACATCCTCGCAAAGCCAGAGAAGTGCATCGAGAGAGCAGGATTCAACAACCCATACGCAAAGGCAAAGGCACTTGCAGCTCTCCACATGGCTGACTCCGTCGCAAAGATCAACTTCCCAGCATGTTTCATGATGAAGGAGATCGAGCAGGTTACACTCACAGCAGCAGCAGGTCACGAAATGATGCGTGCTGCAGCACAGCTGGCAATCGACGCAAGAGAGATCGAGAAAGCAAACGACAGTGTCTTCAGGCAGCCACACGCAAAGAAGGGCTACCAGATGACCAAGACAGCTCTCTACGAGAAGCCACAGCAGTAA
- a CDS encoding ATP-binding protein translates to MNNDEINDRYYDILKGYVSTREEKYLMRSEDLGYELVRLNVPPEDIIEMHELAVKKLAADLPAKSVMESVGFLSTPLVELMMAYGLAFRQWIEDLEKNKKELEVYAQELQHSNELKELFADIMRHDLLNPASLINGFVAVLLEWEADDKKKSLLSNIDKSNRNLISIIEKAAEFAKLDSVEEIDFSIHDLGSTLENIVDNFRPRFEENEMTVDVQINSFYPSMVNSVIDQVFINLISNAIKYSPKGSHVEVTISDIGEQWQVNIIDHGSGIPEEDRELIFTRFSRLDKVKKGCIKGTGLGLAIVHKIVTLHNGEVGVDSNYPEDGSTFWVRLNKVHTD, encoded by the coding sequence ATGAATAACGATGAAATTAACGACAGATATTACGATATCTTGAAGGGGTATGTCTCCACTCGTGAAGAAAAATATCTAATGAGGTCAGAGGACCTTGGGTATGAATTGGTCAGATTAAATGTGCCTCCCGAAGATATTATTGAAATGCATGAGCTAGCGGTAAAGAAGCTGGCAGCAGACTTGCCTGCTAAAAGTGTGATGGAATCAGTCGGTTTCCTTTCAACTCCTCTTGTAGAATTAATGATGGCTTATGGTCTTGCATTCAGACAATGGATAGAGGATCTGGAAAAAAACAAGAAGGAACTTGAGGTTTATGCACAGGAATTGCAACATTCCAATGAGCTGAAAGAACTTTTTGCTGATATAATGCGGCATGATCTTTTGAATCCGGCATCTTTGATAAACGGCTTTGTTGCTGTCCTTCTTGAATGGGAGGCTGACGATAAGAAAAAGTCACTGCTATCAAATATTGATAAAAGTAACAGGAACCTTATCTCTATCATAGAAAAAGCAGCAGAATTTGCCAAACTTGACTCTGTGGAAGAAATTGATTTTTCGATTCATGATCTTGGTTCAACCCTGGAGAACATAGTTGATAATTTCAGGCCCAGATTTGAAGAGAATGAAATGACGGTGGATGTTCAGATCAATAGCTTTTATCCTTCAATGGTGAATTCCGTTATTGATCAGGTCTTTATCAACCTGATTTCAAATGCTATTAAATACAGTCCAAAAGGCAGCCATGTAGAGGTAACTATATCAGATATCGGTGAACAGTGGCAGGTTAATATAATAGATCATGGGTCCGGTATCCCTGAAGAAGACAGAGAACTGATTTTCACTCGTTTTTCAAGACTGGATAAGGTTAAAAAAGGGTGTATAAAGGGAACAGGATTAGGTCTTGCAATCGTTCATAAGATCGTAACTCTCCATAATGGTGAGGTTGGTGTGGATAGTAATTATCCTGAAGATGGCAGCACATTCTGGGTGCGTCTCAACAAGGTGCACACAGATTAA